A portion of the Malania oleifera isolate guangnan ecotype guangnan chromosome 3, ASM2987363v1, whole genome shotgun sequence genome contains these proteins:
- the LOC131151558 gene encoding probable disease resistance protein At4g14610 yields MALQISGPGFVVTAGLELREIPEDWAQDLERVSLMCNDMTEIKAGISPRCPKFSTLMLQENRLRKIPGSFLLQMCALKVVDLSRNELQALKELDLGGTGIEEAPESMANLVNLKVLYMDCLKENVVVGEEILHQMRDLEKFVGRFRDVRRFPSRLNAYSIIVGSGNVHDFDVMQRYSSRAVILKGCSVNTEILVYLPPNIEYLNFHWCHDLRALPCGTFSSLKVLKIGGCPSIKKLFTRGLLQQYLPSLETIRVWECEQMEEIVAGEDEGEVSGTFSSLKVLRIGG; encoded by the exons ATGGCGCTACAAATAAGTGGTCCTGGTTTCGTGGTAACAGCTGGACTTGAATTGAGAGAAATACCGGAGGACTGGGCACAGGATCTGGAGAGAGTTTCCTTAATGTGTAATGATATGACAGAAATTAAGGCAGGGATATCACCAAGATGTCCTAAATTCTCAACCTTGATGCTACAGGAAAATCGTTTGAGGAAAATTCCAGGCTCTTTCCTTTTGCAGATGTGTGCCCTTAAAGTTGTTGATTTATCTAGAAATGAG CTTCAGGCATTAAAGGAGTTGGACCTTGGAGGGACTGGTATAGAAGAAGCACCTGAAAGTATGGCAAATTTGGTCAACCTGAAAGTCTTGTATATGGATTGTCTAAAGGAGAATGTTGTTGTAGGAGAAGAGATATTGCATCAAATGAGGGATCTCGAAAAATTTGTTGGCCGATTCAGGGATGTGAGAAGATTTCCCTCACGGCTAAATGCCTACTCTATAATAGTTGGATCCGGAAATGTTCATGATTTTGATGTAATGCAGCGGTATTCTTCTAGAGCAGTAATTTTAAAGGGGTGTAGTGTGAATACAGAGATCCTTGTTTATTTACCTCCTAACATTGAGTACCTTAATTTTCATTGGTGTCATGATTTAAGGGCACTTCCATGCGGCACATTTTCAAGTCTCAAAGTGTTGAAAATAGGTGGGTGCCCAAGTATCAAGAAGTTGTTCACACGTGGCTTGCTGCAGCAATATCTTCCTAGCCTGGAAACAATCAGAGTCTGGGAATGCGAGCAAATGGAGGAGATAGTAGCAGGTGAAGATGAAGGAGAAGTCAGTGGCACATTTTCAAGTCTCAAAGTGTTGAGAATAGGTGGGTGA
- the LOC131150359 gene encoding putative disease resistance protein At4g10780 isoform X1, translated as MMREYRAQVDAERAHMLARERNHSKSRKDRDSKKRRSKKRKVAMNILWSCTEGLGKYINLDEKMQNLKRKLELLEARKADKSIEVENLEFRTGRKRKREVENWLTNVQRIKDEVRSIEQEVPGGINLSRIHPGNQIEKMTKEVEELLEQGKFAEGLTVDVQDPLELLTVKLVGQKAEESMKKLLACIMDDGLFSLGIYGMGGVGKTTLAMHIHNELLKNPRSYDHVYWITVSQQSSIHKLQVDIAKELGLENLPSEENERKRAATLFKALANRKKTVLILDDMWEHFTLEKVGIPIGPDGPKLILTTRSLSVCRQMGSQEIIKVEPLSNDEAWELFMEKLKPYDKLSPDVKVDAMSMAEECRGLPLGIMTMARSMRGVNDIHEWRTVVKELRESKSGRPDMEEEVFSILRISYGRLKDPLVQQCFLYCALFPEDSVMEREKLIRYFIAEGLIDRMDSRQAEFDKGHTILNELENSCLLENAMRGENPTYVKMHDLVRDMALQISGPGFLVNAGLKLREIPEDWAQDLERVSLMRNDMTEIKAGISPRCPKLSTLMLQENRLKKIPGSFFLQMCALKVVDLSRNEVLQRLPNTISDLENLTALILRDCRSLKYVPSVAKLQALQELDLAGTGLEEAPVGMANLVNLKVLYMDCLKENVVVGEEILHQMRDLEKFFGRFGDVRRFPSRLNAYSIVVGSGNVHDFIEMQLYSSRAVILKGCCVTTEILVHLPPNIEYLNFSRCHDLRALPCGTFSSLKVLKVGGCPKIKKLFTRGLLQQYLPSLETIRVWECEQMEEIVAGEEGREFNGTFSSLIVLEIGGCPKIKKLFTRELLQQYLPSLERIRVRECNQMEEIVAGEEEREVNGTFSSLKVLEIGGCPKIKKLLTRGLLQQYLPSLETISVWSCEQMEEIVAGEEEREVNGTFSSLKVLQIGGCPKLKKLLTRGLLQQYLPSLETIVVQNCEQMEEIVADVEKNDDRATADLCITCSASNNDEIGIKTIHLPKLRILRLWNLPELKSIYRGNMVCDTLQSVDVGKCPKLKRLPLYLPLHLKDGQPSPPLALQEIVSDDDEWWESLVWDHPAAKPALQPFLNIRRWY; from the exons ATGATGAGAGAATACAGGGCCCAGGTCGATGCTGAAAGGGCACACATGCTTGCTCGTGAAAGGAACCATTCTAAAA GTAGGAAAGACAGAGATTCCAAAAAAAGGAGGAGCAAAAAGAGAAAG GTAGCAATGAATATCTTATGGAGTTGCACAGAAGGGTTAGGCAAGTACATTAACCTTGATGAAAAAATGCAGAATTTGAAACGGAAGTTGGAATTATTGGAAGCTCGTAAGGCTGACAAAAGCATAGAAGTTGAAAATTTGGAGTTTCGAACGGGAAGGAAACGAAAGAGGGAAGTTGAAAATTGGTTGACAAATGTACAAAGAATAAAAGATGAGGTACGAAGTATAGAACAAGAAGTCCCCGGGGGCATAAATCTTTCACGCATACATCCTGGGAATCAAATTGAGAAAATGACCAAGGAGGTGGAAGAACTTTTAGAACAAGGTAAATTTGCTGAAGGGCTCACAGTAGATGTGCAAGATCCCTTAGAACTATTGACAGTGAAATTAGTGGGCCAAAAAGCAGAAGAGAGCATGAAAAAACTCTTGGCATGCATAATGGATGACGGGTTGTTCAGCCTTGGCATCTACGGAATGGGGGGAGTTGGGAAAACCACACTTGCAATGCATATCCACAATGAGCTCTTAAAGAATCCTCGAAGTTATGATCATGTTTACTGGATCACCGTATCTCAAcaatccagtattcacaaattgCAGGTTGACATTGCCAAAGAACTCGGTCTAGAAAATCTTCCTTCGGAGGAGAATGAGAGGAAAAGGGCTGCCACTTTGTTCAAAGCATTGGCAAACAGGAAGAAAACGGTGCTAATTTTAGATGATATGTGGGAGCATTTTACCCTGGAAAAAGTCGGGATACCTATTGGGCCAGATGGGCCTAAGTTGATTCTAACCACTCGATCATTATCAGTGTGTCGCCAGATGGGTTCCCAAGAAATAATCAAAGTGGAGCCTCTTTCAAATGACGAAGCTTGGGAGCTATTCATGGAAAAACTCAAGCCTTATGACAAACTTTCTCCAGATGTGAAAGTTGATGCTATGTCCATGGCTGAAGAATGTAGGGGTTTGCCACTTGGGATTATGACAATGGCAAGAAGCATGCGAGGAGTCAATGACATTCATGAATGGAGGACTGTTGTGAAGGAATTGAGAGAATCAAAGTCAGGGAGACCTGACATGGAAGAAGAGGTCTTCTCTATATTGAGAATCAGCTATGGTCGCCTGAAGGATCCACTAGTGCAGCAGTGTTTCTTATATTGCGCACTGTTTCCCGAAGACAGTGTAATGGAAAGAGAGAAATTGATAAGGTACTTTATTGCAGAGGGACTGATAGACAGAATGGACAGTAGGCAGGCTGAGTTTGACAAGGGTCACACCATATTAAATGAACTGGAAAACTCTTGCTTGCTAGAAAATGCAATGAGGGGGGAAAACCCAACATATGTGAAGATGCATGATTTGGTAAGAGACATGGCACTACAAATAAGTGGTCCTGGTTTCTTGGTAAATGCTGGACTTAAATTGAGAGAAATACCAGAGGACTGGGCACAGGATCTGGAGAGAGTTTCCTTAATGCGTAATGATATGACAGAAATTAAGGCAGGGATATCACCAAGATGTCCTAAACTCTCAACCTTGATGCTACAGGAAAATCGTTTGAAGAAAATACCCGGCTCTTTCTTTTTGCAGATGTGTGCCCTTAAAGTTGTTGATTTATCTAGAAATGAGGTTCTACAGAGGCTACCAAATACCATATCAGACTTAGAGAATCTTACTGCATTAATTCTCAGAGATTGTCGGAGTCTAAAATATGTGCCTTCAGTAGCAAAGCTTCAGGCATTACAGGAGTTGGACCTTGCAGGGACTGGTCTAGAAGAAGCACCTGTAGGTATGGCGAATTTGGTCAACCTGAAAGTCTTGTATATGGATTGTCTAAAGGAGAATGTAGTTGTAGGAGAAGAGATACTGCATCAAATGAGGGATCTCGAAAAATTTTTTGGCCGATTCGGGGATGTGAGAAGATTTCCCTCACGGCTGAATGCCTACTCTATAGTAGTTGGATCCGGAAATgttcatgattttatagaaatgCAGCTGTATTCTTCTAGAGCAGTAATTTTAAAGGGGTGTTGTGTGACTACAGAGATccttgttcatttacctcctaaCATTGAGTACCTAAATTTTAGTAGGTGTCATGATTTAAGGGCACTTCCATGCGGCACATTTTCAAGTCTCAAAGTGTTAAAAGTTGGTGGGTGCCCAAAAATCAAGAAGCTTTTCACACGTGGGTTGCTGCAGCAATATCTTCCTAGCCTGGAAACAATCAGAGTCTGGGAATGCGAGCAAATGGAGGAGATAGTAGCAGGTGAagaaggaagagaattcaatggCACATTTTCAAGTCTCATAGTGTTGGAAATAGGTGGGTGCCCAAAAATCAAGAAGCTGTTCACACGTGAGTTGCTGCAGCAATATCTTCCTAGCCTGGAAAGAATCAGAGTCAGGGAATGCAATCAAATGGAGGAGATAGTAGCAGGTGAAGAAGAACGAGAAGTCAATGGCACATTTTCAAGTCTCAAAGTGTTGGAAATAGGTGGGTGCCCAAAAATCAAGAAGCTGCTCACACGTGGGTTGCTGCAGCAATATCTTCCTAGCCTGGAAACAATCAGTGTCTGGAGTTGCGAGCAAATGGAGGAGATAGTAgcaggagaagaagaaagagaagtcAATGGCACATTTTCAAGTCTCAAAGTGTTGCAAATAGGTGGGTGCCCAAAACTCAAGAAGCTGCTCACACGTGGGTTGCTCCAGCAATATCTTCCTAGCCTGGAAACAATCGTTGTCCAGAACTGCGAGCAAATGGAGGAGATAGTAGCAGATGTAGAAAAAAATGACGACCGGGCAACTGCTGATCTATGTATTACCTGTTCAGCCTCAAACAATGATGAAATTGGCATAAAAACAATCCACCTTCCCAAATTGAGGATATTACGGTTGTGGAATCTACCCGAATTGAAAAGCATTTATAGGGGAAATATGGTTTGTGATACTCTTCAAAGTGTTGATGTAGGGAAGTGTCCGAAGCTGAAGAGGCTCCCTCTCTATCTCCCCCTGCATCTCAAGGATGGACAACCATCTCCTCCCCTTGCTCTCCAGGAAATCGTTTCTGATGATGATGAATGGTGGGAATCGTTGGTCTGGGACCATCCTGCTGCTAAACCTGCCCTGCAACCCTTCCTCAATATACGTAGATGGTACTAA
- the LOC131151559 gene encoding disease resistance protein RPS5-like, giving the protein MTKEVEELLEQGKFAEGLTVDVQDPLQLLTVKLVGQKAEESMKKLLACVMDDRVFSLGIYGMGGVAKTTLAMHIHNDLLKNPRSFDHVCWITVSQQSSIYKLQDDNAKEENGANFDDVWEHFNLKNVGIPNGPDGPKLILTARSLSVSPQMGSQETIKVEPLSNEEAWELFMEELKPYDKLSPDVKVAAMSMAKECRGLPLGIITMARSMRGVNDIHEWRTVVKELRESKLGRPDMEEEVFSILRISYGRVKDPIVQQCFLYCALYPEDNLMNREELIKYFIAEGLINGMDSRQAEFDKGHAILNELENSCLLENAMWGEDA; this is encoded by the exons ATGACCAAGGAGGTGGAAGAACTTTTAGAACAAGGTAAATTTGCTGAAGGGCTCACAGTAGATGTGCAAGATCCCTTACAACTATTGACAGTGAAATTAGTGGGCCAAAAAGCAGAAGAGAGCATGAAAAAACTCTTGGCATGCGTAATGGATGACAGGGTGTTCAGCCTTGGCATCTATGGAATGGGGGGAGTTGCGAAAACCACACTTGCAATGCATATCCACAATGACCTGTTAAAGAATCCTCGAAGTTTTGATCATGTTTGTTGGATTACCGTATCGCAACAATCCAGTATTTACAAATTGCAGGATGACAATGCCAAA GAAGAAAACGGTGCTAATTTTGATGATGTGTGGGAGCATTTTAACCTGAAAAATGTCGGGATACCTAATGGGCCAGATGGGCCTAAGTTAATTCTAACCGCTCGATCATTATCGGTGTCTCCCCAAATGGGTTCCCAAGAAACAATCAAGGTGGAGCCTCTTTCAAATGAGGAAGCTTGGGAGCTATTTATGGAAGAACTCAAGCCTTATGACAAACTATCTCCGGATGTGAAAGTTGCTGCTATGTCCATGGCTAAAGAATGTAGGGGTTTGCCACTTGGGATTATCACAATGGCAAGGAGCATGCGAGGAGTCAATGACATTCATGAATGGAGGACTGTTGTGAAGGAATTGAGAGAATCGAAGTTAGGGAGACCTGATATGGAAGAGGAGGTCTTCTCTATATTGAGAATCAGCTATGGTCGCGTGAAGGATCCAATAGTGCAGCAGTGTTTCTTATATTGCGCATTGTATCCCGAAGACAATCTAATGAATCGAGAGGAATTGATAAAGTACTTTATTGCAGAGGGACTGATAAACGGAATGGACAGTAGGCAGGCCGAGTTTGACAAGGGTCATGCCATATTAAATGAACTGGAAAACTCTTGCTTGCTAGAAAATGCAATGTGGGGTGAAGATGCATGA
- the LOC131150359 gene encoding putative disease resistance protein At4g10780 isoform X2, producing MNILWSCTEGLGKYINLDEKMQNLKRKLELLEARKADKSIEVENLEFRTGRKRKREVENWLTNVQRIKDEVRSIEQEVPGGINLSRIHPGNQIEKMTKEVEELLEQGKFAEGLTVDVQDPLELLTVKLVGQKAEESMKKLLACIMDDGLFSLGIYGMGGVGKTTLAMHIHNELLKNPRSYDHVYWITVSQQSSIHKLQVDIAKELGLENLPSEENERKRAATLFKALANRKKTVLILDDMWEHFTLEKVGIPIGPDGPKLILTTRSLSVCRQMGSQEIIKVEPLSNDEAWELFMEKLKPYDKLSPDVKVDAMSMAEECRGLPLGIMTMARSMRGVNDIHEWRTVVKELRESKSGRPDMEEEVFSILRISYGRLKDPLVQQCFLYCALFPEDSVMEREKLIRYFIAEGLIDRMDSRQAEFDKGHTILNELENSCLLENAMRGENPTYVKMHDLVRDMALQISGPGFLVNAGLKLREIPEDWAQDLERVSLMRNDMTEIKAGISPRCPKLSTLMLQENRLKKIPGSFFLQMCALKVVDLSRNEVLQRLPNTISDLENLTALILRDCRSLKYVPSVAKLQALQELDLAGTGLEEAPVGMANLVNLKVLYMDCLKENVVVGEEILHQMRDLEKFFGRFGDVRRFPSRLNAYSIVVGSGNVHDFIEMQLYSSRAVILKGCCVTTEILVHLPPNIEYLNFSRCHDLRALPCGTFSSLKVLKVGGCPKIKKLFTRGLLQQYLPSLETIRVWECEQMEEIVAGEEGREFNGTFSSLIVLEIGGCPKIKKLFTRELLQQYLPSLERIRVRECNQMEEIVAGEEEREVNGTFSSLKVLEIGGCPKIKKLLTRGLLQQYLPSLETISVWSCEQMEEIVAGEEEREVNGTFSSLKVLQIGGCPKLKKLLTRGLLQQYLPSLETIVVQNCEQMEEIVADVEKNDDRATADLCITCSASNNDEIGIKTIHLPKLRILRLWNLPELKSIYRGNMVCDTLQSVDVGKCPKLKRLPLYLPLHLKDGQPSPPLALQEIVSDDDEWWESLVWDHPAAKPALQPFLNIRRWY from the coding sequence ATGAATATCTTATGGAGTTGCACAGAAGGGTTAGGCAAGTACATTAACCTTGATGAAAAAATGCAGAATTTGAAACGGAAGTTGGAATTATTGGAAGCTCGTAAGGCTGACAAAAGCATAGAAGTTGAAAATTTGGAGTTTCGAACGGGAAGGAAACGAAAGAGGGAAGTTGAAAATTGGTTGACAAATGTACAAAGAATAAAAGATGAGGTACGAAGTATAGAACAAGAAGTCCCCGGGGGCATAAATCTTTCACGCATACATCCTGGGAATCAAATTGAGAAAATGACCAAGGAGGTGGAAGAACTTTTAGAACAAGGTAAATTTGCTGAAGGGCTCACAGTAGATGTGCAAGATCCCTTAGAACTATTGACAGTGAAATTAGTGGGCCAAAAAGCAGAAGAGAGCATGAAAAAACTCTTGGCATGCATAATGGATGACGGGTTGTTCAGCCTTGGCATCTACGGAATGGGGGGAGTTGGGAAAACCACACTTGCAATGCATATCCACAATGAGCTCTTAAAGAATCCTCGAAGTTATGATCATGTTTACTGGATCACCGTATCTCAAcaatccagtattcacaaattgCAGGTTGACATTGCCAAAGAACTCGGTCTAGAAAATCTTCCTTCGGAGGAGAATGAGAGGAAAAGGGCTGCCACTTTGTTCAAAGCATTGGCAAACAGGAAGAAAACGGTGCTAATTTTAGATGATATGTGGGAGCATTTTACCCTGGAAAAAGTCGGGATACCTATTGGGCCAGATGGGCCTAAGTTGATTCTAACCACTCGATCATTATCAGTGTGTCGCCAGATGGGTTCCCAAGAAATAATCAAAGTGGAGCCTCTTTCAAATGACGAAGCTTGGGAGCTATTCATGGAAAAACTCAAGCCTTATGACAAACTTTCTCCAGATGTGAAAGTTGATGCTATGTCCATGGCTGAAGAATGTAGGGGTTTGCCACTTGGGATTATGACAATGGCAAGAAGCATGCGAGGAGTCAATGACATTCATGAATGGAGGACTGTTGTGAAGGAATTGAGAGAATCAAAGTCAGGGAGACCTGACATGGAAGAAGAGGTCTTCTCTATATTGAGAATCAGCTATGGTCGCCTGAAGGATCCACTAGTGCAGCAGTGTTTCTTATATTGCGCACTGTTTCCCGAAGACAGTGTAATGGAAAGAGAGAAATTGATAAGGTACTTTATTGCAGAGGGACTGATAGACAGAATGGACAGTAGGCAGGCTGAGTTTGACAAGGGTCACACCATATTAAATGAACTGGAAAACTCTTGCTTGCTAGAAAATGCAATGAGGGGGGAAAACCCAACATATGTGAAGATGCATGATTTGGTAAGAGACATGGCACTACAAATAAGTGGTCCTGGTTTCTTGGTAAATGCTGGACTTAAATTGAGAGAAATACCAGAGGACTGGGCACAGGATCTGGAGAGAGTTTCCTTAATGCGTAATGATATGACAGAAATTAAGGCAGGGATATCACCAAGATGTCCTAAACTCTCAACCTTGATGCTACAGGAAAATCGTTTGAAGAAAATACCCGGCTCTTTCTTTTTGCAGATGTGTGCCCTTAAAGTTGTTGATTTATCTAGAAATGAGGTTCTACAGAGGCTACCAAATACCATATCAGACTTAGAGAATCTTACTGCATTAATTCTCAGAGATTGTCGGAGTCTAAAATATGTGCCTTCAGTAGCAAAGCTTCAGGCATTACAGGAGTTGGACCTTGCAGGGACTGGTCTAGAAGAAGCACCTGTAGGTATGGCGAATTTGGTCAACCTGAAAGTCTTGTATATGGATTGTCTAAAGGAGAATGTAGTTGTAGGAGAAGAGATACTGCATCAAATGAGGGATCTCGAAAAATTTTTTGGCCGATTCGGGGATGTGAGAAGATTTCCCTCACGGCTGAATGCCTACTCTATAGTAGTTGGATCCGGAAATgttcatgattttatagaaatgCAGCTGTATTCTTCTAGAGCAGTAATTTTAAAGGGGTGTTGTGTGACTACAGAGATccttgttcatttacctcctaaCATTGAGTACCTAAATTTTAGTAGGTGTCATGATTTAAGGGCACTTCCATGCGGCACATTTTCAAGTCTCAAAGTGTTAAAAGTTGGTGGGTGCCCAAAAATCAAGAAGCTTTTCACACGTGGGTTGCTGCAGCAATATCTTCCTAGCCTGGAAACAATCAGAGTCTGGGAATGCGAGCAAATGGAGGAGATAGTAGCAGGTGAagaaggaagagaattcaatggCACATTTTCAAGTCTCATAGTGTTGGAAATAGGTGGGTGCCCAAAAATCAAGAAGCTGTTCACACGTGAGTTGCTGCAGCAATATCTTCCTAGCCTGGAAAGAATCAGAGTCAGGGAATGCAATCAAATGGAGGAGATAGTAGCAGGTGAAGAAGAACGAGAAGTCAATGGCACATTTTCAAGTCTCAAAGTGTTGGAAATAGGTGGGTGCCCAAAAATCAAGAAGCTGCTCACACGTGGGTTGCTGCAGCAATATCTTCCTAGCCTGGAAACAATCAGTGTCTGGAGTTGCGAGCAAATGGAGGAGATAGTAgcaggagaagaagaaagagaagtcAATGGCACATTTTCAAGTCTCAAAGTGTTGCAAATAGGTGGGTGCCCAAAACTCAAGAAGCTGCTCACACGTGGGTTGCTCCAGCAATATCTTCCTAGCCTGGAAACAATCGTTGTCCAGAACTGCGAGCAAATGGAGGAGATAGTAGCAGATGTAGAAAAAAATGACGACCGGGCAACTGCTGATCTATGTATTACCTGTTCAGCCTCAAACAATGATGAAATTGGCATAAAAACAATCCACCTTCCCAAATTGAGGATATTACGGTTGTGGAATCTACCCGAATTGAAAAGCATTTATAGGGGAAATATGGTTTGTGATACTCTTCAAAGTGTTGATGTAGGGAAGTGTCCGAAGCTGAAGAGGCTCCCTCTCTATCTCCCCCTGCATCTCAAGGATGGACAACCATCTCCTCCCCTTGCTCTCCAGGAAATCGTTTCTGATGATGATGAATGGTGGGAATCGTTGGTCTGGGACCATCCTGCTGCTAAACCTGCCCTGCAACCCTTCCTCAATATACGTAGATGGTACTAA